The proteins below are encoded in one region of Bacteroides uniformis:
- a CDS encoding hybrid sensor histidine kinase/response regulator transcription factor: protein MKRLIIKLFLSLCLWAVLPVCAQDAVHYYFRTMDIRNGLSQNTVYQILQDRKGFMWFGTKDGLNRYDGLSFRIYKKENSGLGKNFITALYEDRRGNIWIGTDGGVFIYDPVLDSFTAFDEASDNGSIIRDFVTMIGSDEDDNIWISVENQGLFCYKPDEGRLLNHLHDSGLPNVTRFWLNGNTCWLALYADNLYYTKADFETPLQPFKDAEGNEIFKNDIINWQVSGPHNCVYIASLNGLTEINQTTGKTRKLLNTYVRALQFKSDNELWVGAESGLYIYNLTNDKITHLTVPDQDDLYALSDNAIYSLCCDKENGMWIGSYFGGVNYCPYQWTYFEKFYPRDNLRHFGRRVREICESNDGTLWIGTEDKGLFNYNPENGKIEPFEHPAIYQNVHGLCLDGDDLWVGTFSGGLNRVNLRTRQVKHYAKGESENSMVANDAFTICRTTTGDVWIGTTSGLLKYNRSTDDFTRIPQLKNMFTYNILEDFNGNLWFATFSNGVFCYNVRSQQWRNYLSNENDSTSLPYNKVISIYEDSRKRLWFMTLGEGFCRYNPETDNFTRYDMSKGFPSNTIYKMVEDKRGNLWITSNYGLVCFNPDTESKHVYTTANGLLSNQFNFQSGYIDKKGRIYLGSINGFIAFDPETFVENTFLPPVVITDFYLFNKRLSVDSPDSPLEKSITYADEIELDADQNSFSFQVAALSYQAPEMNGLECKLEGFDRDWYTVGRNSIINYSNLPYGSYTLRIKGSNSDGKWNATERVLDIHIHPPFYLSTWAYAVYTVLALCSLAAVIIYFRKRTRQKHQQAMDKFEREKERELYTAKIDFFTNVAHEIRTPLTLIKSPLENVLASRSVSDDIRDDLETMELNTNRLLDLVNQLLDFRKTETQGFQLNFVECDVSELLQKTYKRFKPLARERGLALSIETPESLYASVDREGLTKIISNLLTNAIKYSETYIRIRLYSEGERLLLSVCNDGLVIPVEMREEIFKPFIQYKTGTLRSVPGTGIGLALARSLAELHEGTLYMEDSMENNCFLLSLPLKHEQTVAMEHKEPVTGGESSEESGAGTALEQHRYTLLVVEDSLEMQAFVVKQLSSEYRVLTAVNGVEALKVLKEHTVNLVISDIMMPEMDGLELCEHLKSELDYSHIPIILLTAKTTLQAKIEGMKLGADVYIEKPFSVEYLKVCVANLLNNREKLRASFVNSPFVQTGSMAMTKADESFLKTLKEVVVANMQNPDFCLDDMASLLNMSRSSLNRKIKGILDMTPNDYIRLERLKKAAQLLKEGECKINEVCYMTGFNTPSYFTKCFQKQFGILPKDFVK from the coding sequence ATGAAACGATTGATTATAAAGCTTTTCCTTAGTCTGTGCCTATGGGCGGTATTGCCGGTCTGTGCGCAGGATGCTGTTCATTACTATTTCAGAACGATGGATATCCGGAACGGTCTTTCGCAGAACACCGTGTATCAGATTTTGCAGGATAGGAAAGGCTTTATGTGGTTCGGAACCAAGGACGGTCTGAACCGTTATGACGGATTGTCTTTCCGTATTTACAAGAAAGAGAACTCCGGTTTAGGAAAGAACTTCATAACTGCGCTCTACGAGGACCGCCGGGGAAATATCTGGATTGGTACCGATGGGGGAGTCTTTATTTACGACCCGGTACTGGATTCCTTTACCGCTTTCGATGAGGCCAGTGATAACGGCAGTATCATCAGGGATTTCGTCACCATGATTGGAAGTGACGAGGACGATAATATCTGGATATCGGTAGAAAACCAGGGGTTGTTCTGCTATAAACCGGATGAAGGGAGGCTGCTGAACCATCTGCACGATTCGGGACTGCCCAATGTAACCCGCTTTTGGCTGAATGGGAATACGTGTTGGCTGGCCTTGTATGCGGATAATCTTTACTATACGAAAGCTGACTTTGAAACTCCTCTGCAGCCTTTCAAGGACGCGGAAGGAAATGAGATTTTCAAGAATGATATTATCAACTGGCAGGTCAGCGGACCCCATAACTGCGTGTATATCGCTTCGCTGAACGGGTTGACAGAGATAAATCAGACTACAGGCAAGACGCGGAAACTGCTGAACACCTATGTGAGGGCTTTGCAGTTCAAATCTGACAACGAGCTGTGGGTGGGCGCAGAGTCCGGCTTGTATATTTACAATCTGACGAATGACAAGATTACCCATTTAACCGTTCCCGACCAGGATGATTTGTATGCATTGTCGGACAATGCCATTTATTCGCTCTGTTGCGACAAGGAGAACGGCATGTGGATAGGTTCTTATTTCGGTGGAGTGAATTATTGTCCTTATCAGTGGACTTATTTCGAGAAATTCTATCCGAGAGACAATCTCAGGCATTTCGGCCGTCGTGTACGGGAAATCTGTGAAAGTAATGATGGCACCTTGTGGATAGGTACCGAAGACAAAGGCTTGTTCAATTACAATCCGGAAAACGGAAAGATAGAGCCTTTTGAGCATCCGGCCATTTATCAGAATGTCCACGGCCTTTGCCTGGACGGGGATGATTTGTGGGTGGGTACGTTCTCCGGTGGTCTGAACCGGGTGAATCTTCGGACCAGGCAGGTGAAACATTATGCCAAGGGTGAGAGTGAGAATTCCATGGTCGCCAATGACGCCTTTACCATTTGCAGGACCACTACGGGAGACGTGTGGATAGGCACCACGTCCGGTCTGTTGAAGTACAATCGCTCTACAGATGACTTTACCCGGATTCCTCAGCTGAAGAATATGTTTACTTATAACATTCTGGAGGACTTCAACGGAAATCTGTGGTTTGCTACTTTCTCCAATGGAGTGTTCTGCTACAATGTAAGAAGCCAGCAGTGGAGGAATTATCTGTCTAATGAGAATGATTCGACCTCTCTTCCCTACAATAAGGTAATCAGTATCTACGAAGACAGCAGGAAGCGTCTGTGGTTCATGACGCTGGGTGAGGGCTTTTGCCGCTACAATCCGGAAACGGACAATTTTACCCGTTATGACATGTCGAAAGGATTTCCGAGCAACACTATCTACAAGATGGTCGAGGATAAGCGGGGTAACTTATGGATTACTTCCAATTATGGTCTGGTCTGCTTCAATCCCGATACGGAGAGCAAACATGTCTATACCACGGCAAACGGGCTGCTGAGCAACCAATTTAATTTCCAGTCCGGTTACATTGACAAGAAGGGACGCATCTATTTGGGAAGTATCAACGGATTCATAGCCTTTGACCCGGAAACTTTTGTGGAGAACACTTTTCTCCCTCCCGTAGTGATTACAGATTTTTATCTGTTCAACAAACGGCTTTCGGTGGATAGTCCGGATTCTCCTTTGGAGAAGAGCATCACCTATGCGGATGAGATAGAGCTGGATGCCGACCAGAATTCTTTCTCTTTTCAGGTTGCAGCCCTGAGTTACCAGGCACCCGAAATGAATGGTCTTGAATGTAAGCTGGAAGGCTTTGACCGCGACTGGTATACGGTAGGGCGGAATTCCATCATCAACTATTCAAACCTTCCTTATGGAAGCTATACATTGCGTATAAAAGGTTCCAACAGCGATGGCAAGTGGAACGCGACGGAACGTGTGCTCGACATCCATATTCATCCTCCTTTCTATCTCTCCACTTGGGCGTATGCTGTTTATACGGTATTGGCGTTATGTTCACTGGCTGCTGTAATTATCTATTTCAGAAAACGGACCCGGCAGAAGCATCAGCAGGCTATGGACAAGTTTGAGCGGGAAAAGGAACGGGAGTTGTATACTGCGAAGATAGACTTCTTCACGAATGTGGCGCATGAGATACGTACACCGCTTACACTGATAAAGAGTCCGCTCGAGAATGTATTGGCTTCCCGTTCTGTTTCGGATGACATCAGGGATGATTTGGAGACCATGGAACTGAACACCAACCGACTGCTTGATTTGGTGAACCAGTTGCTGGACTTCCGGAAGACGGAGACACAAGGCTTCCAATTGAATTTTGTGGAATGTGACGTGTCTGAGCTCTTACAAAAGACGTATAAGCGTTTCAAGCCTTTGGCACGTGAAAGGGGGCTGGCATTGAGTATAGAGACTCCCGAAAGCTTGTATGCTTCGGTTGATAGGGAAGGGCTTACCAAGATTATCAGCAATCTGCTGACCAATGCGATAAAGTATTCGGAGACCTATATACGCATCAGGCTATATTCGGAAGGTGAAAGACTGCTGCTTTCTGTATGCAATGACGGCCTTGTCATTCCGGTAGAGATGCGCGAGGAGATTTTCAAGCCGTTCATCCAGTATAAAACCGGTACCTTGCGCTCTGTACCCGGCACCGGTATCGGGCTTGCACTTGCCCGTTCATTGGCCGAACTCCATGAGGGTACGTTGTACATGGAAGATTCGATGGAGAACAACTGTTTCCTGCTGTCACTTCCGCTGAAGCACGAGCAGACGGTGGCTATGGAGCATAAAGAACCGGTAACGGGCGGGGAATCCTCTGAGGAAAGTGGTGCAGGTACTGCCTTGGAACAGCACCGGTATACTCTTTTGGTGGTGGAAGACAGTCTGGAAATGCAGGCATTTGTTGTGAAACAGCTCTCTTCGGAATATCGTGTGCTGACTGCCGTGAATGGGGTGGAAGCTTTGAAGGTGTTGAAGGAACATACTGTAAATCTTGTCATTTCAGACATTATGATGCCCGAGATGGATGGATTGGAGCTGTGCGAGCATCTGAAGTCCGAGCTTGACTATAGCCATATACCGATTATCCTGCTTACGGCGAAGACGACTCTTCAAGCCAAAATAGAGGGAATGAAGCTGGGGGCTGACGTATATATAGAGAAACCTTTCTCCGTGGAATATCTGAAAGTTTGTGTGGCCAATCTGCTGAACAACCGTGAGAAGCTACGGGCTTCTTTTGTCAATTCTCCCTTTGTGCAGACGGGCAGTATGGCAATGACAAAGGCAGATGAATCTTTCCTTAAAACATTGAAGGAAGTGGTGGTTGCCAATATGCAGAATCCGGATTTCTGCCTGGATGATATGGCAAGCCTGCTGAACATGAGCCGGTCGAGCCTGAACCGGAAGATAAAGGGCATATTGGATATGACTCCCAATGACTACATCCGTCTGGAGCGGTTGAAGAAAGCGGCGCAGCTTTTAAAGGAAGGAGAGTGTAAAATCAATGAGGTTTGCTATATGACCGGCTTCAATACTCCTTCCTATTTTACCAAGTGCTTCCAAAAACAATTTGGTATTCTGCCCAAAGACTTCGTGAAATGA
- a CDS encoding SusC/RagA family TonB-linked outer membrane protein, translating into MIKKILFLFFVVFAATAYSQDVTITGTVTDANSEPLVGVNVLVKGTTTGAITDIDGNFSVSGKKGSTLVFSYIGMLTQEVVYKGTALRVVMKDDSKALEEVVVIGYQTVKKSDLTGAVAVVDTKEMKKSAAGTLVSQMQGLATGINVRSSGRAGEDASIEIRGVGSLSNNSPLWVIDGMITDPGVDFNPADAESIQILKDASAAAIYGSRAANGVIIVTTKKGTKGPMKVNVSVKETLEWSPKFDLMNAAEYIKYNDIAYNEAIKDGIATVNSTQKHSQYDTNWQDEVLKTALVQDYNVSLSGGGDSGSYFVSAGYYNNDGVSYGNTFDRYSFRVNTQGKKGWFSFGENLAYSLTNTDPNQTNTYNDFLRMMPTIPIYDENNPGGYGYGDAAKYNTFGVNPIAREDLEYRHFRQNRLNGSLWLEFKPFEFLSYKFNGGIDLYFYENSWFRGEGNWTQNQEHRDPESQKARDNTYNMLIEHTLNFNKDFGKHHVDAVVGTTYQHHEWEGLWASRLNFPMLGNGDYLTVLNAGQSNQQNSNSISENAMISYLGRANYIYDDKYYLTATFRRDGTSRLAKENRWGNFPSFSGAWRISKEEFFDVPWINDLKIRGNWGRLGNSSIGDWDYIGTINQSIVTVFGGAIVPGSTQVKLVNAGLVWETKETVNVGFDASFLNQRLTVSAEYYNSKTSDVLAETPIAISTGNQGGSPWKNAASLRNKGFEFTLGWKDQISDFKYSALLNVTTMDNEVLSLGRDGTNRDYIDSGQARTKPGRSLAEFYLRKTDGIFKTQEQIDNYVTSTGTPIMIEGKRPQLGDVKYLDLNDDGEITDADRGYCGSPWAKMQMSLVFNAEWKNFDFSMMWNGQFGNKIYNVSRWQGRLFADNSNYIRFKKGEEPYQVNPNSNTPRIIYGDFRNSRDADRFLENGSYFRMKNISIGYNFRQDWLKNLGVEKLRLFATGSNLITITGYSGLDPDFKGANSVWNSGTDSFAYPNTRSVMFGLDLTF; encoded by the coding sequence ATGATCAAGAAAATCTTATTCTTATTCTTTGTTGTGTTTGCAGCTACCGCTTATTCACAAGATGTGACCATAACGGGAACGGTGACGGATGCAAATAGTGAGCCTTTGGTGGGCGTGAATGTATTGGTGAAGGGTACTACCACGGGTGCCATTACCGATATTGACGGTAATTTCTCAGTGAGTGGAAAAAAAGGAAGTACACTCGTTTTCTCTTATATCGGTATGCTTACGCAGGAAGTTGTCTATAAGGGAACTGCCTTGCGCGTGGTGATGAAAGATGATTCGAAAGCACTGGAAGAAGTGGTTGTCATCGGTTATCAGACCGTGAAGAAGTCCGACTTGACTGGAGCGGTTGCCGTTGTTGATACCAAGGAAATGAAGAAAAGCGCTGCAGGAACACTGGTCAGCCAGATGCAGGGTTTGGCAACCGGTATTAACGTACGCAGTAGCGGTAGGGCGGGCGAAGATGCCTCTATTGAAATTCGCGGTGTCGGTTCTTTGAGTAATAACTCTCCGTTGTGGGTAATTGATGGTATGATTACAGATCCGGGAGTTGACTTCAACCCTGCAGATGCAGAATCCATCCAGATTCTGAAGGACGCTTCTGCTGCTGCCATCTACGGTTCGCGTGCTGCCAATGGTGTGATTATCGTTACTACCAAGAAGGGTACGAAAGGTCCCATGAAGGTGAATGTAAGCGTAAAGGAAACATTGGAATGGAGCCCGAAATTTGATTTGATGAATGCGGCAGAATATATCAAGTATAATGATATTGCCTATAATGAAGCTATCAAAGATGGCATTGCTACTGTAAACAGCACTCAGAAACACTCACAGTATGATACCAACTGGCAGGATGAAGTGTTGAAGACCGCATTGGTGCAGGACTACAACGTATCACTCTCCGGTGGCGGTGACTCCGGTAGTTATTTTGTATCAGCCGGCTACTATAACAATGACGGCGTTTCTTATGGAAATACTTTCGACCGTTATAGCTTCCGTGTCAATACACAAGGTAAAAAGGGCTGGTTCTCTTTTGGTGAAAACTTGGCTTATTCACTCACAAACACAGACCCGAACCAGACCAATACCTACAATGACTTTTTGCGTATGATGCCTACTATTCCTATCTATGATGAGAATAATCCGGGTGGATATGGCTATGGTGATGCTGCCAAATACAATACTTTTGGTGTGAACCCGATTGCCCGTGAAGATTTGGAATACCGTCATTTCCGCCAGAATCGTCTGAATGGTTCTTTATGGTTGGAATTCAAGCCATTCGAATTCCTTTCCTATAAATTCAATGGTGGTATTGACCTTTACTTTTATGAGAATTCATGGTTCCGTGGAGAAGGTAACTGGACTCAGAATCAGGAACACCGTGATCCGGAAAGCCAGAAGGCGCGTGACAATACCTACAACATGTTGATTGAGCACACGTTGAACTTCAATAAGGATTTTGGCAAGCATCATGTGGATGCTGTAGTCGGTACTACTTACCAGCACCATGAATGGGAAGGCTTGTGGGCTTCCCGTCTGAACTTCCCGATGTTGGGTAACGGTGATTATCTGACTGTATTGAATGCCGGACAAAGCAACCAGCAGAATTCAAACAGTATCAGTGAGAATGCGATGATTTCTTATTTGGGACGTGCGAACTACATTTATGATGATAAATACTATCTGACTGCCACCTTCCGTCGTGACGGAACCTCCCGTCTGGCTAAGGAAAACCGTTGGGGTAATTTCCCGTCATTCTCCGGTGCCTGGAGAATTTCAAAAGAGGAATTCTTTGATGTGCCTTGGATTAATGATTTGAAGATTAGAGGTAACTGGGGCCGTCTTGGTAACTCTTCCATTGGCGATTGGGATTATATTGGAACTATCAATCAGAGTATTGTAACTGTATTCGGAGGTGCTATTGTTCCGGGTTCTACTCAGGTGAAACTTGTGAATGCAGGTCTTGTTTGGGAAACGAAAGAAACGGTGAATGTAGGTTTTGATGCCAGCTTCCTTAACCAGCGCTTGACTGTCAGCGCAGAGTATTACAACTCAAAGACCAGTGATGTATTGGCAGAGACTCCGATTGCCATTTCTACCGGTAACCAAGGAGGTTCTCCATGGAAAAATGCTGCCAGCTTGCGCAACAAGGGCTTCGAGTTTACACTTGGTTGGAAAGACCAGATTTCGGACTTTAAGTATAGCGCTTTGCTGAATGTGACTACTATGGATAACGAAGTATTGAGCTTGGGCCGTGATGGTACTAATAGGGATTATATTGATTCCGGTCAGGCAAGAACCAAACCGGGCAGATCTTTGGCTGAATTTTATTTGAGAAAGACAGACGGTATTTTCAAGACACAAGAACAGATTGATAATTATGTGACATCTACGGGTACCCCCATTATGATTGAGGGAAAGCGTCCTCAATTGGGAGATGTCAAGTATCTCGATTTGAATGATGATGGAGAGATTACTGATGCCGACCGTGGTTATTGTGGTAGCCCCTGGGCCAAGATGCAAATGTCATTGGTATTCAATGCAGAATGGAAGAACTTCGATTTCAGTATGATGTGGAATGGTCAGTTCGGCAATAAGATATACAACGTATCCCGCTGGCAAGGACGTCTGTTTGCAGACAACTCCAACTATATCCGTTTTAAAAAGGGTGAAGAACCTTACCAGGTAAATCCTAACTCCAATACCCCGCGTATCATTTACGGTGATTTCCGCAACTCCCGTGATGCCGACCGTTTCCTGGAGAATGGCTCTTACTTCCGTATGAAGAACATTTCCATTGGATATAACTTCAGACAAGATTGGTTGAAGAATTTGGGAGTCGAGAAGCTCCGTCTGTTTGCTACCGGCAGCAATTTGATTACCATCACCGGATATTCCGGCTTGGATCCTGACTTCAAGGGTGCGAATTCCGTTTGGAACAGTGGTACGGACAGCTTTGCATATCCCAATACCCGTTCGGTAATGTTTGGATTGGATTTGACCTTTTAA
- a CDS encoding RagB/SusD family nutrient uptake outer membrane protein: MKKIYYGLMLAGALTLCTGCSSSLLDIDNPNEVTNDTYWNKPEDATAGVNACYSFLYKEGTWMRWLSFRYDLTSDEGWSSSPWIELGDWTRFLYNNYNFYEGNNIHWEHFYVGIFRCNQVLAHVPSIEMDETTKNQVLAQASFLRALWYFQVNLLWDKGTMPLEPKDASYIPEDASEQEIWDQVEKDLTFAMQYLPESWDAANLGRATKGAAKALLGKAYMQQHKYDKAKEQLQWLIDKEGSLYGLIANREDNFTDLDENNKEGIFEIQFDDQNKGGTGNDASMAFGFQRTQFYAPSGIGWGDGKARRWLVDEFLKEKRVDGKNDLRLYGSILYRGFSQDFPDQPKSYYRFENADWNDGWGTDPEDCYIRKYNTSYYRSAEDYFARNNYRIMRYADILMNYAECLVETGTNPADAAVYVDKVRERAGLAKLEDSQWKDCLSSKDAFIKRLQMERTLELCFEGWRWADLKRWGLLDSQAGIDELKARDKDFDNFIVGKHRRLPIPRDEVENSTVGGVAHLTQNPNY; this comes from the coding sequence ATGAAAAAGATATATTATGGATTAATGCTTGCAGGTGCCTTGACGTTGTGCACCGGATGCAGTTCGAGTTTATTGGATATTGATAATCCCAATGAAGTGACCAATGATACTTATTGGAATAAGCCGGAAGATGCGACAGCCGGTGTGAATGCCTGCTACAGTTTTCTTTATAAGGAAGGTACTTGGATGCGTTGGCTCTCTTTCCGCTATGATTTGACTTCGGACGAAGGATGGAGTTCTTCTCCTTGGATTGAATTGGGCGACTGGACACGTTTCCTTTACAACAACTATAATTTTTATGAAGGCAACAACATACATTGGGAGCATTTCTATGTAGGTATTTTCCGTTGTAATCAGGTGTTGGCTCATGTTCCTTCTATTGAAATGGACGAGACGACGAAAAACCAGGTACTGGCACAAGCTTCTTTCTTGCGTGCATTGTGGTATTTTCAGGTAAATCTGTTGTGGGATAAAGGAACTATGCCGTTGGAGCCTAAAGATGCTTCCTATATACCGGAAGATGCTTCCGAGCAGGAAATATGGGACCAGGTAGAGAAAGATTTGACTTTTGCCATGCAGTATTTGCCGGAATCTTGGGATGCTGCCAATCTGGGACGTGCTACCAAAGGTGCTGCCAAGGCATTGTTGGGCAAGGCTTATATGCAACAACATAAGTATGACAAGGCAAAGGAACAGTTGCAATGGCTGATTGATAAAGAGGGCTCTTTGTACGGTCTTATTGCCAACCGTGAGGATAACTTCACCGACTTGGACGAGAACAACAAGGAAGGCATCTTTGAAATTCAGTTCGATGACCAGAACAAGGGTGGCACGGGTAATGACGCCAGTATGGCATTCGGTTTCCAGCGTACTCAGTTCTATGCTCCGAGTGGTATAGGTTGGGGAGACGGTAAGGCACGCCGCTGGCTGGTAGACGAGTTCTTGAAAGAGAAGCGTGTGGACGGAAAGAACGACTTGCGTTTGTACGGTAGCATTTTGTACCGTGGATTCTCACAAGACTTCCCCGACCAGCCGAAAAGTTACTATAGATTTGAAAATGCCGATTGGAATGACGGTTGGGGAACTGACCCGGAAGACTGCTATATCCGTAAATACAATACTTCGTACTATCGTAGTGCAGAAGATTATTTTGCCCGTAACAACTATCGTATCATGCGTTACGCAGATATACTGATGAACTATGCAGAGTGTCTTGTTGAAACGGGAACCAATCCTGCCGATGCTGCTGTTTATGTGGACAAGGTAAGAGAACGTGCCGGTCTGGCCAAGTTGGAAGACAGTCAGTGGAAAGACTGCTTGAGCTCTAAAGATGCCTTTATCAAGCGTCTGCAGATGGAACGTACATTGGAACTCTGTTTCGAAGGTTGGCGTTGGGCTGACTTGAAGCGTTGGGGATTACTTGATTCCCAGGCTGGAATTGATGAACTGAAAGCTCGTGACAAGGACTTTGACAACTTTATTGTCGGCAAGCACAGACGTCTGCCTATTCCAAGAGATGAGGTGGAAAACAGCACAGTAGGTGGTGTTGCACATCTTACTCAGAATCCTAACTATTAA